The genomic DNA ATCGGAAAGATTCTTGACAGTACTTTGCGGGACCCGAATGTCAACTCACTCCTGATTGCAGCTTTTGAGCTGGAGAGACTTGCTGTGGAAGGGAAGATTCCGGGGATAAGCAGAGAGGACTTTGAGAGGGATGAGGTGTTCATTCTGGCTGATGAGATAATTGGTATGGCAATAGCGGAATATATAGGCGGTACAAGGGCAAAATTTGAATTTGTACGCTTTGATATGAAAAAACCGGGAGTACTGAAGAAGCTTGAGGCTTTTGCCGATGATGCTATCGCAGGTCTTATAGCAGGAGCTTCTTCTCTGATGTATTCGGAGGCCGCAGACAAAATTTAAGTATGCTTTCTCAGCGTTATAAATATAGGATGATACTATGATGTTTGAATTTAAACCGCATATTACTGTAAATCCACAGGGAAATTTAGCTTTAGGCGGTGTTGATCTGGTGAAGCTTGCAGACAGATATTCAACACCTCTGTATGTTTACGACGAACAGAGAATAAGGCAGAGGTACAGAGAATTTAAAAAAGCCTTTGAGAAATACTATGGCGATGTCGAGGTTTTCTATGCCTGTAAGGCAAATACCAATCTTGCTATTCTCCATATCCTGAGGCAGGAGAAGGCTGGTGTGGATATTCTCAGTGAGGGTGAGTTATACCTCGCCCTCCTTGCTGGCATAAGGCCGGAGAAGATTATATTCACAGGAAACAATAAAACAGACAGAGAGCTTGAAAAAGCGCTTAAAGCAGGAGTTACAATAAATCTTGACTCTCTCCATGAGCTCGACAGACTCATAAGAATCACAGAGAGGGAAAAACTCAGGGCAAGAGTATCCTTCAGAGTTAATCCCGAGGTTTCTCCCGAGACTCATCCTTACCTCTCCACCGGTTTGAAGGAAAGCAAGTTCGGAATCCACGAGAACGTTATTCTGGACGGTTATAAAAAAGCTAAGGAGGCAGAATTTTTAGACATTGTCGGAATTCACATGCACATAGGTTCGCAGATAACCAAAACTTCACCTTATGAGGTGGCAACAGCAAGACTCTTTGATATTATCGGCAGAATAAAAAATAATCTTGGAATAGAGCTGGAGTTTGCTGACCTTGGAGGAGGTGTCGGGATTGAGTACAAAGAGGCTCAGGAGATAATAACCCCGGAGGACCTTGCTAAAGCTGTCGTACCTGTAATTAATGAAAAGATTAAGGAGTACTCTCTGAAAAAACCAGAGCTCATTTTTGAGCCAGGCAGATTTATTGTTGGTGATGCCGGAATAATGCTGACAAGGGTGAGCACTGTAAAGAGTACACCTTATAAAAAGTTCATAGGCTGCGATTCTGGTTTTCATGTTCTTTTAAGGCCTGTCATATACTCTGCCTACCATGAGGTAATTGTTGCCAATAAGCCAGATGAAAAGCCGCAGGAAATTGTTGATATTGCCGGAAATGTATGTGAGAGCGGCGATATTCTTGCAAGGGATAGAAAACTCCCTGTAATTGAAGAGGGAGATGTTCTTGCCTTCCTTGATTCTGGTGCGTATGGCTTTATCATGGCAAGCCAGTATAACTCAAGACCGAGACCTGCCGAAGTTCTTGTGAGTCAGGAAGGAGCAGAGCTTATTCGTCAGGTAGAAGACTTCTCTTCTTTAATTGAAAAGCAGCTAATACCTGAAAGACTTATGAAGGAGTAGCTACATATCAAAATCTTATTCCTTCATATATCTATGTAAAAGCAATACTGAGGAGAGACCTGCTAAAATCATACTGGTTGAAGAAGCAATCGCCGCCCCTATTATTCCGTAATCGGGTATAAGAGCCAGATTTAAGATTAAATCTAGAACTGCAGAAACAACCAGAATTTTCATAGGAATTTTAGGCATGCCCATACCCTGGAAAATCCCTGAATTCAATGTATACATTCCAAAAAAGAATGTACCGAACAGCAGGATTCTGAATGGCTCGACTGCCTGACTATATCTACTTCCGAATAGTAGCAGTATTATAGGCTTTGAAATGATTATGAATATGACTGTTGTTATAAATAGCACTGCAAAGGATATTCTGGTGGAATAAGCTACAACCTTCCTGATTTTAGTTTTATCTCCTCTGAGTCCTGAAATTCTTGGCAGAATAGTTGCATAAATCGCACTGGAAAAAGCCAGAGCAAGCCTTGATGTTGGAGAGGCTACACTGTATATTCCAACTTCCTTTGGAGATAGAAACGCACCCAGCATGAGAATAT from archaeon BMS3Bbin15 includes the following:
- a CDS encoding phosphatidylglycerophosphatase A, giving the protein MYAILNEKGISREDLIATAMELFVPHPGIETQEIAEQIIGKILDSTLRDPNVNSLLIAAFELERLAVEGKIPGISREDFERDEVFILADEIIGMAIAEYIGGTRAKFEFVRFDMKKPGVLKKLEAFADDAIAGLIAGASSLMYSEAADKI
- the lysA gene encoding diaminopimelate decarboxylase, with translation MMFEFKPHITVNPQGNLALGGVDLVKLADRYSTPLYVYDEQRIRQRYREFKKAFEKYYGDVEVFYACKANTNLAILHILRQEKAGVDILSEGELYLALLAGIRPEKIIFTGNNKTDRELEKALKAGVTINLDSLHELDRLIRITEREKLRARVSFRVNPEVSPETHPYLSTGLKESKFGIHENVILDGYKKAKEAEFLDIVGIHMHIGSQITKTSPYEVATARLFDIIGRIKNNLGIELEFADLGGGVGIEYKEAQEIITPEDLAKAVVPVINEKIKEYSLKKPELIFEPGRFIVGDAGIMLTRVSTVKSTPYKKFIGCDSGFHVLLRPVIYSAYHEVIVANKPDEKPQEIVDIAGNVCESGDILARDRKLPVIEEGDVLAFLDSGAYGFIMASQYNSRPRPAEVLVSQEGAELIRQVEDFSSLIEKQLIPERLMKE